A genomic segment from Tuwongella immobilis encodes:
- a CDS encoding sigma-70 family RNA polymerase sigma factor, translated as MDPSVLEATRLWTLAVPTVSAFVTSLVREFQERDDVLQETAVAVLESFGRYDPAQSFVGWAIGIARNQVRLHFRRKSRERIAFDSDAVDALARAFVDQTPHDPRLDRLAGCVEALDSRSKELCRLRYEQDLKPASIGERLGVAANAVAKALQRVRDRLRECVERKGMEAGA; from the coding sequence GTGGACCCAAGTGTCTTGGAGGCAACCCGGTTGTGGACGTTGGCGGTGCCGACCGTCTCGGCGTTCGTCACGTCCCTGGTGCGTGAGTTTCAGGAACGGGATGACGTGCTTCAAGAGACGGCGGTTGCCGTGTTGGAGTCCTTTGGCCGGTACGACCCGGCGCAGTCGTTCGTCGGGTGGGCCATCGGGATCGCACGGAATCAGGTGCGGTTGCACTTCCGGCGGAAGAGCCGGGAGCGGATCGCGTTCGACTCGGACGCGGTGGACGCCCTGGCCCGTGCGTTCGTGGATCAAACGCCCCACGATCCGAGGCTGGACCGACTTGCTGGGTGCGTTGAAGCTCTGGACTCGCGCTCGAAGGAGTTGTGCCGGTTGCGATACGAACAGGACTTGAAGCCAGCCAGCATCGGCGAACGGCTTGGGGTGGCCGCGAACGCGGTAGCAAAAGCCCTCCAGCGGGTCCGTGACCGCCTGCGGGAGTGCGTTGAGCGGAAGGGGATGGAGGCTGGAGCGTGA
- a CDS encoding YHYH protein has translation MKTYIWTALALAAALLSTGSVSAHDGDHPPDMRVWRDTDGLFEIEGSFVLARDGRVQILKHGGSVVWVPLDKLSEADRAWVRDRVEVIRRINGASPDSRPDTPSPASSAVGAGGSADPTWEVVAVFVAVIVAAAARKAVGNKRSGVVATVLVITGAAGVLATAQDGKPKSAIQTHFEPFKDKLKFRSDDKWFYVESNGMPDHPMMVGITAWQQQLPIPQAYTGRNAWQIPLFPKLSDKPVSAKKELFRGAIALAANGVPIFNPIKNDGRTDTFLAGELDEYGGHCGRADDYHYHTAPVHLEKVVGKGNPIGYALDGFPLYGFTDADGKEPTDLDEFNGRTEKDGYRYYSTKKYPYVNGGLRGVVTVKDDQIDPQPRAYSPRPALTPLRGAKITGFERDDDKKTVTVKYEQGGKVGSVKYTAAADSYQFEFTEPGGKTTTETYKVREDGKRPPPKKDGPPKKEDRPPPPKKDGQPPKAKDGFTLSSPAFEQNGKMPAEFTGDGDGVSPPLKWSGAPDGTKYYALQLWHKPKANGNEVKSYWVVTNIPATVTGLEKNSKGVGKDGINDKKRTGYDPMNSKGPGAKEYHVTLYALSAEPKFDTDKVTRADLLKAIKDITLAETTLSYTYERKAK, from the coding sequence GTGAAAACGTACATCTGGACCGCCCTGGCACTCGCTGCCGCCCTGCTCTCCACCGGCTCCGTGTCGGCCCACGACGGCGACCACCCCCCGGACATGCGGGTGTGGCGGGACACGGACGGCCTGTTCGAGATTGAAGGCTCGTTCGTGCTGGCCCGCGACGGGCGGGTGCAAATCCTCAAGCACGGCGGGTCCGTGGTGTGGGTACCGCTCGACAAACTGAGCGAGGCCGACCGCGCATGGGTCCGTGATCGCGTCGAGGTGATCCGCAGGATCAACGGGGCGTCGCCGGACTCCCGCCCCGACACGCCGTCGCCCGCATCATCCGCAGTGGGGGCCGGCGGGTCCGCCGACCCGACCTGGGAGGTTGTCGCCGTCTTCGTCGCGGTGATCGTCGCGGCGGCGGCTCGGAAGGCGGTCGGGAACAAGCGGAGCGGCGTGGTCGCCACGGTGCTTGTCATCACCGGCGCGGCGGGCGTTCTCGCCACCGCCCAGGACGGCAAGCCGAAGTCGGCGATCCAGACCCACTTCGAGCCGTTCAAGGACAAACTCAAGTTCCGCAGCGACGACAAGTGGTTCTACGTCGAGTCGAACGGGATGCCCGACCACCCGATGATGGTCGGCATCACGGCGTGGCAACAGCAGTTGCCGATCCCGCAAGCCTACACGGGGCGGAATGCGTGGCAGATTCCTCTGTTTCCGAAGCTGTCCGACAAGCCCGTGTCGGCGAAGAAGGAATTGTTCCGGGGGGCCATCGCCTTGGCCGCGAACGGGGTGCCGATCTTCAACCCGATCAAGAACGACGGCAGGACCGACACGTTCCTGGCCGGCGAACTGGACGAGTACGGTGGTCACTGCGGGCGGGCCGACGACTACCACTACCACACCGCCCCTGTCCATCTGGAGAAGGTCGTTGGCAAGGGCAACCCCATCGGCTACGCCCTCGACGGCTTCCCCCTGTACGGCTTCACCGACGCGGACGGGAAGGAGCCGACCGACCTCGACGAGTTCAACGGCCGGACGGAGAAGGACGGCTACCGCTACTACTCGACCAAGAAGTACCCCTACGTCAACGGCGGGTTGCGGGGTGTCGTCACTGTGAAGGACGACCAGATCGACCCGCAGCCACGGGCTTACTCACCCCGACCTGCCCTCACACCGCTGCGCGGGGCCAAGATCACCGGGTTCGAGCGGGACGACGACAAGAAGACGGTGACGGTGAAGTACGAGCAGGGCGGGAAGGTCGGTTCGGTGAAGTACACCGCCGCCGCCGACAGTTACCAGTTCGAGTTCACCGAACCCGGTGGGAAGACGACAACCGAGACGTACAAGGTCCGCGAAGACGGCAAGCGCCCACCGCCCAAGAAAGACGGCCCGCCGAAGAAAGAAGACCGGCCACCCCCGCCCAAGAAAGACGGCCAACCGCCCAAGGCGAAGGACGGGTTCACACTGTCCAGCCCGGCCTTCGAGCAAAACGGCAAGATGCCCGCCGAGTTCACTGGTGACGGCGATGGCGTGTCGCCACCGCTGAAATGGTCTGGCGCACCGGACGGAACGAAATACTACGCCCTCCAACTGTGGCACAAACCAAAGGCCAACGGCAACGAAGTGAAGTCGTATTGGGTGGTCACGAACATCCCCGCCACCGTCACGGGCCTGGAGAAGAACAGCAAAGGCGTCGGCAAGGACGGGATCAACGACAAGAAGCGCACCGGCTACGACCCGATGAACTCGAAGGGACCGGGTGCGAAGGAGTACCACGTCACGCTGTATGCCCTGTCCGCCGAGCCGAAGTTCGACACGGACAAGGTGACACGGGCCGATCTGCTCAAGGCGATCAAGGACATCACCCTCGCCGAGACGACGCTCAGTTACACCTACGAACGCAAAGCGAAATAA
- a CDS encoding sulfatase, translated as MTRQLLTLAAILFVPTILHATEPPRPNIILMLADDQGWNGTSVAMQPDVPSSKSDVHKTPNLEKLAAQGMRFSAAYAPAPVCSPTRISILTGRSPAALHWTKAASPEAGRKLIEPTNVKAIADGETTVAELLRTAGYATAHYGKWHIRGGGPAKHGYDDSDGDTGNEEAFKYTDPNPVNIFGMVKSATAFMEKSKKAGKPFYIQMSWNALHAAGNANKATLAKYEKLNLGNEKRTQVAAITEDLDTGVGALLKAIDDLELTGTTYVIYTSDNGAGAGSRGALHGGKGDVYEGGIRVPFIVRGPGVKANLWCHTRVVGYDFLPTFCEWAGVPAVKLPKVVEGGSLVKVIADGKGEVKRPRDGLVFHFPHYQGAPPHSAIIVGDLKLMKFYEDNRVLLFDLAQDLREQTDLSKKRPEDTAKLEKQLTEYLKAVDAQMPTPNPKYDPKAPPPPQKKKGSKNDKDTE; from the coding sequence TTGACTCGCCAACTACTCACGCTGGCCGCGATACTGTTCGTGCCCACCATACTCCACGCCACAGAGCCGCCGCGCCCGAACATCATCCTGATGCTGGCCGACGATCAGGGGTGGAACGGCACCTCCGTCGCCATGCAACCGGACGTACCCAGTTCCAAGAGCGACGTTCACAAGACACCTAACCTCGAAAAACTAGCGGCTCAGGGCATGAGGTTCTCGGCCGCGTATGCCCCGGCCCCGGTTTGCTCGCCGACCCGTATCAGCATTCTGACGGGTCGCAGCCCCGCCGCACTTCACTGGACGAAAGCCGCTTCGCCCGAGGCTGGCCGCAAGCTGATCGAGCCTACCAATGTGAAGGCCATCGCCGATGGCGAGACTACGGTCGCGGAACTGCTCCGCACCGCCGGTTACGCGACCGCACACTATGGCAAGTGGCACATCCGCGGCGGGGGACCGGCCAAACACGGTTACGACGACAGTGACGGCGACACCGGCAACGAGGAGGCGTTCAAATACACCGACCCGAACCCGGTCAACATCTTCGGCATGGTTAAGAGTGCGACCGCGTTCATGGAGAAGAGCAAGAAGGCCGGTAAGCCGTTCTACATCCAGATGTCGTGGAACGCGCTGCACGCCGCCGGGAACGCCAACAAAGCAACGCTCGCCAAGTACGAGAAACTGAACCTCGGCAACGAGAAACGGACTCAAGTCGCAGCTATCACCGAAGACCTCGACACCGGCGTCGGGGCTCTATTGAAGGCCATTGACGACTTGGAACTGACCGGAACCACCTATGTGATTTACACCTCTGATAACGGCGCAGGGGCCGGCAGTCGCGGGGCGTTGCACGGCGGCAAGGGCGATGTCTACGAGGGCGGCATCCGCGTGCCGTTCATCGTTCGCGGGCCGGGAGTGAAGGCGAATTTGTGGTGCCACACTCGCGTTGTCGGGTACGACTTCCTGCCGACGTTCTGCGAGTGGGCCGGCGTGCCCGCCGTGAAGCTGCCGAAAGTGGTCGAAGGCGGGAGCCTCGTGAAGGTAATCGCGGACGGCAAAGGTGAGGTGAAGCGGCCGCGCGACGGATTGGTGTTCCATTTCCCGCACTACCAGGGCGCCCCCCCCCACTCGGCCATCATCGTCGGCGACCTGAAACTCATGAAGTTCTACGAGGACAACCGCGTCCTGCTGTTCGATCTGGCCCAAGACCTGCGCGAGCAGACCGACCTGTCGAAGAAGCGACCAGAAGACACTGCGAAACTGGAAAAGCAGTTGACGGAGTACCTGAAGGCCGTGGATGCCCAGATGCCGACGCCAAATCCGAAATACGACCCGAAAGCCCCCCCACCGCCCCAGAAGAAGAAGGGCAGCAAGAACGACAAGGATACCGAGTAA
- a CDS encoding fibronectin type III domain-containing protein, whose product MLRQIFGCAGLFAATLVAISALCVDGVRGQDKKGGGPKHVFAGMPPAPPFNVILARPTDLSVTVSVMAYKDVIARISYGMSSGKLEKQTDDRQLKKGEPVEFVLTGLEPNTRYFYRLHTRDGAEKEFKADDERTFHTHRKPGSPFVFTIQSDSHLDQNTRAAVYERTLANALADKPDFHIDLGDTFMTDKYGKDYKAALPQYIAQRYYFGRVAHSAPLFLVLGNHDGEKRDGYDGTTECMSVWSCLNRKKLFPNPYPNGFYTGNKTEVKHVGRVENYYAWEWGDALFVAVDPFWNSPRVGKNNPDGNWTRTLGKEQYEWLAATLSGSKAKFKFVFTHHLVGGLDENSRGGSEAATLYEWGGKGKDGKDVFKEKRPGWDMPIHQLLTKHKASVVFHGHDHFYAHQELDDVKYVMVPQPGHPGMDRLRNVEDYGYIRGDFLPPSGHIRVTVAADKATVEYVRAYLPQSETATRKNGQVGHAFKIVP is encoded by the coding sequence ATGTTGCGACAGATTTTCGGCTGTGCGGGGTTGTTCGCTGCGACACTCGTTGCCATTTCTGCCCTGTGCGTTGACGGGGTGCGCGGACAGGACAAGAAAGGTGGCGGGCCGAAGCACGTCTTCGCCGGGATGCCGCCGGCGCCCCCGTTCAACGTGATCCTCGCCCGCCCCACCGACTTGTCGGTGACGGTCAGCGTGATGGCGTACAAGGATGTGATCGCTCGTATCAGCTACGGTATGTCATCCGGCAAGCTGGAAAAGCAGACTGATGACCGTCAACTCAAGAAGGGCGAGCCGGTCGAGTTCGTGCTGACCGGACTGGAACCGAACACTCGCTACTTCTACCGACTGCACACCCGTGATGGCGCGGAGAAGGAGTTCAAGGCCGACGACGAGCGGACCTTCCACACGCATCGGAAGCCCGGCAGTCCCTTCGTGTTCACGATTCAGTCCGATTCGCACCTCGACCAGAACACCCGCGCGGCGGTGTATGAGCGGACGCTGGCGAACGCCCTGGCCGACAAGCCGGACTTTCACATCGACCTGGGCGACACGTTCATGACCGACAAGTACGGCAAGGACTATAAGGCCGCACTGCCGCAGTACATCGCTCAACGGTACTACTTCGGGCGGGTCGCGCATTCGGCCCCGCTCTTCCTTGTCCTCGGCAACCACGACGGCGAGAAGCGGGACGGCTACGACGGAACCACCGAGTGCATGTCGGTCTGGTCGTGTCTGAACCGGAAAAAACTGTTCCCGAACCCTTACCCAAACGGGTTCTACACCGGCAACAAGACCGAAGTGAAGCACGTCGGCCGGGTGGAGAACTACTATGCCTGGGAGTGGGGCGACGCGCTGTTCGTGGCCGTCGACCCGTTCTGGAACTCGCCCCGCGTCGGCAAGAACAACCCGGACGGCAACTGGACCCGCACGCTCGGCAAGGAGCAATACGAGTGGCTTGCCGCGACGCTCTCCGGGTCGAAGGCGAAGTTCAAGTTCGTGTTCACCCACCACCTCGTCGGCGGGCTGGACGAGAACAGTCGAGGCGGGAGCGAGGCGGCGACGCTGTACGAATGGGGTGGGAAGGGGAAAGACGGCAAGGACGTGTTCAAGGAGAAGCGACCGGGGTGGGACATGCCGATCCACCAACTTCTGACCAAGCACAAGGCGTCGGTCGTGTTTCACGGGCACGACCACTTCTACGCTCATCAAGAACTGGACGACGTGAAGTACGTCATGGTCCCCCAACCGGGCCACCCTGGTATGGACCGCCTTCGGAATGTTGAGGATTACGGCTACATCCGCGGCGACTTCCTGCCGCCGTCCGGTCACATCCGCGTGACAGTGGCAGCGGATAAGGCAACTGTCGAGTACGTCCGCGCGTACCTGCCGCAGTCCGAAACGGCGACGCGGAAGAATGGGCAGGTGGGCCACGCATTCAAAATCGTCCCGTAG
- the cas1 gene encoding CRISPR-associated endonuclease Cas1 — MRKPSPIFRVRWTLQLRGPLMMPPLPHAVLYALLCETNRDDGKPQLPSNLLLDAPERSRPEMEAGECYSFGATLVDADPQQGSRRLWAITEALAQLGQTVPAKPVHLGGNFDLVEVRDCAWNRNLQPGEAFQPLSMLTMMLESLHLQSPTVTLHFHSPLRLARPNSEARPGHEYADADWFHAGQLLRAVQKRVMALGLMPADQPTFEDSAIALRRNRLHWLDLEYGNSDRRRALGGALGRVELLVPDAKAREALVWGQYARVGSNVNFGFGNYRIEELGPDEHACDRAVPLLHAALRDADLPNAIAISKAPEQATLEAAAAARDGDYSPAPLQALTITDPDGQPRRLGIPIARDRALQRAILGRLSRPVDLLLEASSFAWRRGFSRESAAKRIQRLYREGWAYAVHADFDRFFDSISLTLLADRLEAWLGDRATTELILRLLAPSADFAAPPPRALPDGLPTGAPLSPLLANLLLDHFDESVRRAGGELVRYADDFLILTHTIAEAEQMLALAHHLAGSLQLRLNDDAKILDLGEPFRFLGFDFQEQGTWQLQSSDGPVEVPDLGWRQARREPPTLHPPLPGESEPPPPIRAVVLGAEVQSADVVGEELQIRRELLPQVERIPLAGLEQVLTVGPIPWTSDALGKLLHAEVPVQLLSASGWPLGELRPEDADLEHPEVLLAQADAVRNPTIALGIARVLVRAKIRNFATLWEALDAESTEVPQRLRAWANDAEQAQSLESLRGVEGAAAAHWYRHWRRFLGRGFSFPGRVAPDASDPVNVMLNIAHSQWYRQARAAARMAGLSPGLGFLHSSDRRYASLAADLQEPFRHVVERAVLQATRMLKRSQFVERSDGPHKLHLEHRAGLRFHALLQRSLLVGVVARGQTEPRAWIHQLLATARSLRRHLLSPQTPFEAFEHA; from the coding sequence ATGCGGAAGCCATCGCCGATCTTTCGGGTGCGTTGGACGTTGCAACTTCGTGGGCCGCTGATGATGCCGCCGTTGCCGCATGCCGTGCTGTATGCACTGCTGTGCGAAACCAACCGCGACGACGGGAAACCGCAACTGCCCAGCAATCTGCTGCTCGATGCTCCCGAGCGATCGCGTCCGGAAATGGAGGCCGGCGAATGCTATTCGTTCGGGGCGACGCTTGTGGATGCCGATCCGCAGCAAGGGAGCCGCCGCTTGTGGGCAATCACCGAGGCGTTGGCGCAACTCGGGCAGACGGTGCCCGCGAAGCCGGTGCATCTGGGCGGGAATTTCGATCTGGTCGAAGTCCGCGATTGCGCTTGGAATCGGAACCTGCAGCCGGGCGAGGCGTTTCAGCCGCTTTCCATGCTGACGATGATGCTGGAATCGCTGCATTTGCAATCGCCGACGGTGACATTGCATTTCCACAGTCCGTTGCGGTTGGCGCGGCCCAATTCGGAAGCGCGACCGGGGCACGAATATGCGGACGCCGATTGGTTCCATGCCGGGCAGTTGTTGCGGGCGGTGCAAAAGCGCGTGATGGCGCTCGGGCTGATGCCGGCGGATCAGCCGACCTTTGAGGATTCGGCCATCGCGTTGCGTCGCAACCGCTTGCACTGGCTGGATTTGGAATACGGCAACTCCGATCGGCGGCGGGCGCTGGGTGGTGCGCTCGGTCGCGTGGAATTGCTGGTGCCCGATGCCAAGGCGCGGGAAGCATTGGTCTGGGGGCAGTATGCGCGGGTTGGCAGCAATGTGAATTTCGGGTTCGGGAATTATCGCATCGAGGAACTCGGGCCGGATGAGCATGCCTGCGATCGGGCGGTGCCGTTGTTGCATGCCGCCCTGCGAGATGCGGATCTGCCCAACGCCATTGCCATCAGCAAAGCCCCGGAACAGGCGACGCTCGAAGCGGCTGCGGCAGCCCGCGATGGGGACTACTCCCCTGCTCCGCTGCAAGCGCTGACCATCACCGACCCGGATGGCCAACCCCGTCGATTGGGCATTCCGATTGCGCGGGATCGGGCCTTGCAACGGGCGATTCTCGGACGCTTGAGCCGCCCGGTGGATCTGCTGTTGGAAGCATCATCGTTCGCCTGGCGGCGTGGATTCAGTCGAGAATCGGCGGCCAAACGGATTCAACGGCTCTACCGCGAGGGATGGGCATATGCCGTGCATGCGGATTTCGACCGCTTCTTCGATTCCATCTCGCTGACCTTGTTGGCCGACCGATTGGAAGCCTGGCTGGGCGACCGTGCCACCACCGAATTGATCCTGCGCTTGCTCGCGCCCAGCGCGGATTTCGCGGCACCGCCCCCGCGCGCCCTGCCGGATGGCTTGCCGACCGGTGCCCCGTTGTCGCCGTTGTTGGCCAACTTGCTGCTGGATCACTTCGATGAATCGGTGCGTCGGGCGGGCGGCGAATTGGTGCGATACGCGGATGATTTCCTGATTCTCACGCATACCATCGCGGAAGCGGAGCAGATGCTGGCATTGGCGCATCATCTGGCGGGGTCGCTGCAATTGCGATTGAACGACGATGCGAAGATTCTCGATCTGGGCGAGCCGTTCCGCTTCCTCGGCTTCGATTTCCAGGAACAGGGCACCTGGCAACTGCAATCCTCCGATGGGCCGGTGGAAGTGCCGGATCTCGGCTGGCGGCAAGCGCGGCGCGAACCGCCGACACTGCATCCTCCATTGCCGGGCGAATCCGAACCACCGCCACCGATTCGCGCGGTGGTGCTGGGGGCGGAAGTGCAATCGGCGGATGTCGTGGGCGAGGAGTTGCAGATTCGCCGAGAGTTGCTGCCGCAAGTGGAACGGATTCCGCTGGCCGGATTGGAGCAGGTGCTCACCGTCGGCCCGATTCCCTGGACCAGCGACGCCCTGGGCAAGCTGCTGCACGCGGAAGTGCCCGTGCAACTGCTCTCCGCCAGCGGCTGGCCATTGGGCGAACTGCGCCCCGAAGATGCCGATCTCGAACATCCCGAAGTGCTGCTGGCACAAGCGGATGCGGTGCGTAATCCCACCATTGCACTGGGAATCGCCCGCGTGTTGGTGCGTGCGAAGATTCGCAACTTTGCCACGCTTTGGGAAGCGCTGGATGCCGAATCGACCGAAGTTCCGCAACGGCTGCGGGCCTGGGCCAACGATGCGGAACAGGCGCAATCGCTGGAATCGCTGCGCGGGGTGGAAGGGGCGGCGGCCGCGCATTGGTATCGCCATTGGCGGCGGTTTCTGGGTCGCGGCTTCAGCTTCCCCGGTCGCGTCGCCCCGGATGCCTCCGATCCGGTGAATGTGATGCTCAACATCGCCCATTCGCAATGGTATCGCCAGGCACGGGCTGCCGCACGCATGGCCGGTTTGTCCCCCGGTTTGGGCTTCCTGCACAGCAGCGATCGCCGATACGCATCCCTGGCCGCCGATCTGCAAGAGCCGTTCCGCCATGTGGTGGAACGCGCCGTCTTGCAGGCCACCCGGATGTTGAAGCGAAGTCAATTCGTCGAACGCAGCGATGGCCCGCACAAGCTGCACCTGGAACATCGGGCCGGGCTGCGCTTCCACGCATTGCTGCAACGCAGTCTGTTGGTTGGTGTCGTCGCTCGGGGCCAAACCGAACCTCGGGCCTGGATTCATCAACTGCTGGCAACCGCCCGCAGTTTGCGTCGTCACCTGCTGAGTCCTCAAACTCCCTTCGAGGCATTTGAACACGCATGA
- the cas2 gene encoding CRISPR-associated endonuclease Cas2 has protein sequence MSRYVAAYDIARNSRRDRVARILREYGRRVQRSVFEIDIDPEDLNDLQLRIGSLLARDDRFDFFPIDVRFPQRRLSWQRNPLVDSCVIVIG, from the coding sequence ATGAGTCGCTACGTCGCTGCCTACGATATTGCTCGCAACTCCCGCCGCGATCGTGTCGCCCGCATCCTCCGGGAATATGGCCGCCGGGTGCAACGCAGCGTCTTCGAGATCGACATCGACCCCGAAGACCTCAACGACCTGCAATTGCGGATCGGATCGCTGCTGGCCCGCGATGACCGCTTCGACTTTTTCCCGATTGATGTGCGATTTCCGCAACGTCGGCTGTCGTGGCAACGAAATCCCCTTGTCGATTCGTGTGTCATTGTGATAGGATGA
- a CDS encoding Gfo/Idh/MocA family protein: MACVDSAAGNSGRVDLQGRLTDGSHGKKDRIMVKIGLVGVGFMGWIHYLAAQKLTGASLVAFASRDATKRAGDWRGIRGNFGPPGEQIDVAGLKTFATLEELLADPEIDLVDCCNPTGAHPETAIAALRAGKHVLVEKAIALDVADADRMLDAAKQAGKLLMVAHVLPYFPEFRFAVETVQSGKYGKLIAANFKRVISQPDWSAAHADAAATGGPSVDLHIHDTHFIGLLCGVPKAVFATGIPNGPIISHVNTTYIYGDHGPSVACSSGALAMKAREFVHGYEIYLERATLTFESGVQPLTVLHADGSRDVPALGDGDPVGAFTAELQAAVDGVRTGQMPPLLSGQLARDALSLCHLENQAVRTGQIVPFA; this comes from the coding sequence ATGGCTTGCGTCGATTCGGCGGCGGGCAATTCGGGCCGCGTCGACCTGCAAGGCAGGCTCACCGACGGCTCACACGGGAAGAAGGATCGGATCATGGTGAAAATTGGCTTGGTCGGCGTGGGGTTCATGGGCTGGATTCATTATCTGGCCGCGCAGAAATTGACCGGGGCGTCGTTGGTGGCGTTTGCGAGTCGGGATGCCACCAAGCGGGCCGGCGATTGGCGCGGGATTCGTGGCAATTTCGGGCCGCCGGGCGAGCAAATCGATGTCGCCGGGCTGAAGACCTTCGCCACGTTGGAGGAACTGCTGGCCGATCCGGAAATCGATCTGGTCGATTGCTGCAATCCCACCGGTGCCCATCCCGAAACCGCGATTGCGGCGCTGCGTGCGGGCAAGCATGTGCTGGTCGAAAAGGCGATTGCGCTGGATGTCGCCGATGCGGATCGCATGCTCGATGCCGCGAAACAGGCCGGCAAGCTGCTCATGGTCGCGCATGTGCTGCCCTATTTTCCCGAATTTCGCTTCGCGGTGGAAACCGTGCAATCGGGGAAATATGGCAAGCTGATCGCGGCCAACTTCAAGCGGGTCATCTCCCAGCCGGATTGGTCCGCCGCCCATGCCGATGCCGCCGCCACGGGTGGTCCATCGGTCGATCTGCACATCCATGACACCCATTTTATCGGCTTGCTGTGCGGGGTGCCGAAGGCGGTCTTTGCCACCGGCATTCCCAATGGGCCGATTATCTCGCATGTCAACACGACGTACATTTATGGCGACCATGGCCCATCGGTGGCGTGCAGTTCCGGTGCGCTGGCGATGAAGGCCCGCGAATTTGTGCATGGCTACGAAATCTATCTGGAACGGGCGACGCTCACCTTTGAATCCGGCGTGCAGCCGCTGACGGTGCTGCATGCGGATGGCAGCCGAGACGTTCCCGCGTTGGGCGATGGCGACCCTGTGGGCGCATTCACCGCCGAACTGCAAGCGGCAGTCGATGGCGTGCGAACCGGCCAGATGCCCCCTCTGCTCTCTGGCCAACTCGCCCGCGATGCCCTGTCGCTGTGCCATCTCGAAAATCAGGCCGTGCGAACCGGACAGATTGTCCCGTTTGCCTGA
- the truD gene encoding tRNA pseudouridine(13) synthase TruD, whose product MKIKQSPDDFIVEELTTLTPLSDGPFGLYRLRKTGWTTPDALNLVCRRWKLPWQRLSYGGLKDRHAMTTQYFTVANGPARGINQQNILVEYLGRAAEPYDSSFIKANRFRLVVRDLRDDETNAAQAKATAIRHVGIPNYFDDQRFGSVSAAGHFIARHLVLGDFESGLKQALTSAYAFDRAEAKREKAILRQHWRDWPTCKSKLDRGNARSVIDYLVTHPDDFRGAFGRIRPELGELYLSAYQSHLWNRTLAGWIRSKVSGSSLGSIELRTGPLPVPQSVPAPLLPDWFGLNIPLPSARMTWDAEASWAPAMQSVLNAEGITLEQMKLKGLRRPYFSKGERAAVYRPEGFSLIADDDDRNFGERKLTLQFELPRGSYATMLVKCLLGTSEGLD is encoded by the coding sequence ATGAAAATCAAGCAATCCCCCGACGATTTCATCGTCGAAGAACTCACCACCCTCACTCCGCTCTCGGATGGCCCATTCGGCCTGTACCGCCTTCGCAAGACCGGCTGGACGACGCCCGATGCGCTCAATCTCGTCTGCCGACGCTGGAAGCTCCCCTGGCAGCGACTCTCCTACGGCGGGCTGAAAGATCGCCATGCGATGACCACGCAGTATTTCACCGTCGCCAACGGGCCGGCTCGCGGCATCAATCAGCAGAATATCCTCGTCGAGTATCTCGGTCGGGCCGCCGAGCCGTATGATTCCTCGTTCATCAAGGCGAATCGCTTTCGCTTGGTGGTGCGGGATCTCCGAGATGATGAGACGAACGCCGCGCAAGCCAAGGCGACGGCGATTCGGCATGTTGGCATCCCGAACTACTTTGACGATCAGCGGTTCGGTTCGGTCTCCGCCGCCGGGCATTTCATCGCGCGGCATTTGGTACTGGGCGATTTCGAATCCGGGCTGAAGCAAGCGCTCACGTCGGCTTATGCCTTTGATCGTGCCGAGGCGAAGCGCGAAAAGGCGATTCTCCGACAGCATTGGCGCGATTGGCCGACCTGCAAAAGCAAGCTGGATCGTGGCAACGCTCGCAGTGTCATCGATTATTTGGTGACGCATCCGGATGATTTTCGCGGGGCATTCGGTCGGATTCGCCCGGAACTCGGCGAGTTGTATCTGTCTGCGTATCAAAGCCACCTGTGGAATCGCACGTTGGCCGGCTGGATTCGCTCCAAGGTGTCTGGCAGCAGTTTGGGCAGCATTGAGCTGCGAACCGGGCCGCTGCCGGTGCCGCAATCGGTGCCCGCGCCGCTGTTGCCTGATTGGTTTGGGCTGAATATCCCGCTGCCGTCCGCGCGAATGACCTGGGATGCAGAGGCGAGTTGGGCACCCGCCATGCAATCGGTGCTGAACGCGGAAGGAATCACGCTCGAACAAATGAAGCTGAAGGGGCTGCGTCGCCCGTATTTCTCCAAGGGGGAACGCGCAGCCGTCTATCGGCCCGAAGGGTTCTCCCTCATCGCGGATGATGATGATCGGAATTTCGGCGAACGCAAGTTGACGCTGCAATTCGAGTTACCCCGAGGCAGCTACGCCACCATGCTCGTGAAGTGTCTGCTGGGCACCTCCGAAGGCTTGGATTGA